One genomic segment of Acetonema longum DSM 6540 includes these proteins:
- a CDS encoding 2Fe-2S iron-sulfur cluster-binding protein gives MSQRTQTITARVFRWEPGGEKTGDFQTVHIPSEQPLSVMALLAKIHDQDGTFACRTSTCFKGICGSCMVRVNGQDVMGCTTLIQPGETVVIEPHSQFRVIRDVAVDFAQPVGDR, from the coding sequence ATGAGTCAGAGAACGCAGACGATTACCGCCAGAGTATTTCGCTGGGAACCTGGCGGGGAGAAAACGGGGGACTTTCAGACAGTCCATATTCCGTCGGAACAGCCTCTGTCAGTGATGGCCCTGCTGGCCAAGATCCATGATCAGGACGGGACATTTGCCTGCCGTACTTCTACCTGTTTTAAAGGGATATGCGGATCATGCATGGTGCGGGTGAACGGCCAGGACGTGATGGGCTGCACCACTTTAATCCAACCCGGTGAAACCGTGGTCATCGAACCTCATTCCCAGTTCCGGGTGATCCGGGATGTGGCAGTGGATTTCGCGCAGCCGGTAGGAGACCGTTGA
- a CDS encoding lipase family protein codes for MSKFISFLIYILLSFNLLCGFMPATVQAGIKEDYEEALNLYLTAGACMAVYSGRSGAMACNYLQQSGFTVEYFDQVSAKADTRFLLASNESTSDQPVYILAIVGTENFKNLKVDLRIDMINFAGNFLDELVQNADPRNITDSRPKVHRGFYQFVQTALMGKTPGKPTALAQRLKELLLADRNRKLYLAGHSLGGAAAILTATKLLDMGVQPEQLEIITFGAPAVGNAAFARQFGYRLNLTRVVIRGDPITGILQSLGRYRQFGREITWKIPASINGVSHHLEVYLDVAIKNYYRQRQKALEAGIIQAPSRIGASPRVYVAPVANRLPSGLQQEFWYMQQTLWDEYRQILPGYVIDTGPASENIWRQKALAEGCEFLIMPEISGYAIKDEFNAYYVTLHQTIYDVKTGQLLNLTLFSHNTLHISPLEALMHNAKRLTTSTLSPDSLRRLPIPFPKASVNFSSENKPQYLW; via the coding sequence ATGTCGAAGTTTATTTCGTTTCTGATCTATATTCTGCTGTCTTTTAACTTGCTCTGCGGTTTTATGCCTGCAACGGTCCAGGCTGGGATAAAAGAGGATTATGAGGAAGCATTGAATTTATACCTGACGGCCGGGGCCTGTATGGCGGTATACAGCGGCCGCAGCGGAGCCATGGCCTGCAACTATCTGCAGCAAAGCGGCTTTACCGTCGAATACTTTGATCAGGTATCAGCAAAGGCGGATACCCGCTTTCTTCTGGCCAGCAACGAATCAACCTCTGACCAGCCAGTATATATATTAGCCATCGTGGGCACAGAAAACTTTAAGAACCTGAAGGTTGACCTGCGAATCGACATGATCAATTTTGCAGGAAACTTTTTAGATGAGCTTGTCCAGAATGCCGACCCCCGGAATATCACCGACTCTCGGCCAAAAGTGCATCGGGGTTTTTACCAGTTTGTCCAGACAGCCCTGATGGGCAAAACTCCCGGCAAACCAACCGCACTGGCTCAGCGCCTGAAGGAACTTTTGCTGGCTGACCGGAACCGGAAACTCTACCTGGCAGGGCACAGTCTGGGCGGCGCCGCCGCCATTCTAACCGCGACCAAGCTGCTGGACATGGGAGTGCAACCGGAACAGCTCGAGATTATAACGTTTGGCGCCCCGGCTGTAGGCAATGCTGCCTTTGCCCGGCAATTCGGGTATCGTCTAAATCTGACCCGGGTGGTTATACGCGGCGATCCGATTACCGGCATACTGCAAAGCCTAGGCCGGTACCGTCAGTTTGGCCGCGAGATCACCTGGAAAATACCTGCCTCCATCAATGGGGTGTCTCACCATCTTGAGGTTTATCTGGATGTGGCGATCAAGAACTATTACCGCCAACGCCAGAAGGCCCTGGAAGCCGGGATCATCCAGGCGCCCTCCCGCATCGGCGCCTCTCCCAGAGTCTACGTGGCCCCGGTGGCTAACCGCCTGCCATCCGGCCTGCAGCAAGAGTTTTGGTATATGCAGCAGACCCTGTGGGATGAATATCGCCAGATTCTGCCCGGATATGTGATCGATACCGGTCCTGCATCAGAAAATATCTGGCGGCAAAAAGCCCTGGCAGAAGGCTGCGAATTTTTGATCATGCCGGAAATATCAGGCTATGCTATAAAAGATGAGTTCAATGCCTATTATGTTACCCTGCACCAGACTATCTATGACGTAAAGACCGGCCAGCTTTTAAATCTTACGCTTTTTTCCCACAACACCCTTCACATCTCCCCCCTGGAAGCCCTGATGCATAACGCCAAGCGTCTGACGACGTCAACCCTTTCCCCGGACAGCCTGAGACGCCTGCCGATACCATTTCCCAAAGCCTCAGTCAATTTTAGTTCGGAGAACAAGCCGCAATACCTTTGGTAG